A genome region from Nocardia sp. NBC_00565 includes the following:
- the ggh gene encoding glucosylglycerate hydrolase — protein MAHPGFTPTQLAARAAYLLRGNDLGTMTSAAPRLYPHMWSWDAAFVAVGLAPLSVERAVIELDTLLSAQWKNGMIPHIVFANGVDGYFPGPSRWECKKLAANAPDGPDTSGITQPPVHAIAVQRILDHSRRHGRSTRAVAEEFLNRRWPDLVRWHRWLAHARDPKESGRITLYHGWESGMDNSPRWDRAYANVVPGDLPPYEREDLLVVADPSQRPSDREYDRYLWLVEQMRRAGYDDYLLASSMSFAVEDVFVTAIFSLACEVLANIGEEYKQPHADVRDLHSWADRFRAGVVATTDARSGAARDFDVRLQRWIGTETLSMFAPLLCGGLPRDTERSLLRLFEGPRFCGHPDLRYALPPSTSPVSKDFRSREYWRGPVWPVMSWLFSWVFARRGWAERSFMLRAEGLRQASDGSFAEYYEPFTGAPLGSMQQSWTAASVLDWLG, from the coding sequence ATGGCACACCCAGGTTTCACCCCAACACAGCTCGCGGCCCGCGCCGCCTACCTGCTGCGGGGCAACGATCTGGGCACCATGACCAGCGCCGCGCCCCGGCTGTACCCGCACATGTGGAGTTGGGACGCCGCCTTCGTCGCGGTCGGACTCGCCCCGCTGAGCGTCGAGCGCGCGGTCATCGAGCTGGACACGCTGCTCTCGGCGCAGTGGAAGAACGGGATGATCCCGCACATCGTCTTCGCCAACGGCGTGGACGGCTACTTTCCCGGCCCATCCCGCTGGGAATGCAAGAAGCTGGCCGCCAATGCCCCGGACGGACCCGACACCTCCGGGATCACCCAGCCGCCGGTGCACGCCATCGCGGTGCAGCGCATCCTCGATCATTCCCGCCGCCACGGTCGCAGCACCCGGGCGGTGGCCGAGGAATTCCTGAATCGGCGCTGGCCGGATCTGGTGCGTTGGCATCGCTGGCTGGCCCATGCGCGTGATCCCAAGGAGAGTGGCCGGATCACGCTGTACCACGGCTGGGAATCCGGGATGGACAACTCGCCGCGCTGGGACCGGGCCTACGCGAACGTGGTCCCCGGCGACCTGCCGCCGTATGAGCGCGAGGATCTGCTGGTGGTCGCCGACCCATCGCAACGGCCGAGCGACCGCGAATACGACCGCTACCTGTGGCTGGTCGAGCAGATGCGCCGCGCCGGGTACGACGACTACCTGCTCGCATCCTCGATGAGCTTCGCCGTCGAGGACGTCTTCGTGACCGCGATCTTCTCGCTGGCCTGTGAGGTGCTCGCCAATATCGGCGAGGAGTACAAACAGCCGCATGCCGATGTCCGCGACCTGCACTCGTGGGCGGACCGGTTCCGGGCGGGCGTGGTCGCCACCACCGACGCGCGCTCCGGCGCGGCCCGGGATTTCGACGTGCGCCTGCAACGCTGGATCGGTACCGAAACCCTCTCGATGTTCGCCCCACTGCTGTGCGGCGGCCTGCCCCGCGACACCGAACGCAGCCTGCTGCGCCTGTTCGAGGGTCCGCGCTTCTGCGGCCACCCGGACCTGCGCTATGCCCTCCCGCCGTCGACCTCACCGGTATCCAAGGACTTCCGCTCCCGCGAATACTGGCGCGGCCCGGTCTGGCCGGTCATGAGCTGGCTGTTCTCCTGGGTCTTCGCCCGCCGTGGCTGGGCCGAACGCTCGTTCATGCTTCGCGCGGAGGGCCTGCGTCAAGCCAGCGACGGCAGCTTCGCCGAGTACTACGAACCCTTCACCGGCGCACCCCTGGGCAGCATGCAACAGTCCTGGACCGCCGCCTCGGTCCTCGACTGGCTCGGCTGA
- a CDS encoding aminotransferase class I/II-fold pyridoxal phosphate-dependent enzyme, with protein MTVRLADESRPSQQHRSQRTQTRFDLSLSENPFPPLPSVLRAVNGVLAHANRYPEFLPRRLPKLIASHVGVHSDQVVVGSGATGVAMQIIQALTTPGAGIVYGSPTFDGYPIMAEMAELDVVPVPLDAAGNQDLWAMARAVDKRTGLVVICRPHNPTGTVIAASELKAFLCSVPRRVPVILDEAYAEFLGPTDQVDTLALLDRHPNLLVLRTFSKAYGLAGLRIGYTFGRSELISRVRRLQLPFGVSSVAAAAVTASYAAEPELAARIMRITTQREALRSALLRRHIAVPRSYANFLYLTGPGVATALRRAGIAAKAYPDGSARIAVGDLEADNAVLRALESLR; from the coding sequence ATGACCGTACGGTTGGCCGATGAGTCTCGGCCCTCGCAGCAGCACCGAAGTCAGCGGACGCAGACGCGGTTCGACCTCAGCCTGAGCGAGAACCCGTTTCCGCCACTGCCTTCGGTACTGCGCGCGGTGAACGGTGTACTGGCGCACGCCAACCGCTATCCGGAGTTCTTGCCGCGGCGGCTGCCGAAGCTGATCGCAAGCCATGTCGGGGTGCATTCGGATCAGGTGGTCGTCGGCTCCGGCGCGACCGGGGTGGCCATGCAGATCATCCAGGCATTGACCACGCCCGGCGCCGGAATCGTCTACGGATCACCGACTTTCGACGGTTATCCGATCATGGCGGAGATGGCCGAGCTGGATGTGGTGCCGGTGCCCCTCGATGCCGCGGGCAATCAGGATCTGTGGGCGATGGCGCGAGCCGTCGACAAGCGGACCGGCCTGGTGGTGATCTGCCGTCCGCACAATCCGACCGGCACCGTGATCGCGGCAAGTGAGCTGAAGGCATTCCTGTGCTCGGTGCCACGGCGGGTGCCGGTGATCCTGGATGAGGCATATGCCGAATTCCTCGGGCCCACCGATCAGGTCGACACCCTCGCGCTGTTGGATCGGCATCCGAATCTGCTCGTGCTGCGCACGTTTTCGAAGGCCTACGGGCTGGCCGGACTGCGCATCGGCTACACCTTCGGCCGCAGCGAGTTGATCAGCCGAGTCCGCAGGCTGCAATTGCCATTCGGGGTGAGTTCGGTGGCGGCGGCCGCGGTCACCGCGTCCTACGCCGCCGAACCCGAATTGGCCGCACGCATCATGCGCATCACCACCCAGCGCGAGGCCCTGCGCAGCGCACTGCTGCGCCGACACATCGCGGTCCCCCGCAGCTACGCCAACTTCCTGTACCTCACGGGCCCGGGCGTGGCAACAGCGCTACGCCGAGCAGGAATCGCCGCCAAGGCGTACCCCGACGGCAGCGCCCGCATCGCCGTCGGTGACCTCGAAGCCGACAACGCCGTCCTCAGGGCGCTCGAGTCACTGCGCTAG
- a CDS encoding SdpI family protein: protein MFVVALTLFVLAFVALATGVLGLTGRLPRNRFVGVHTEAALYDEATFRIANRVAAPTSVAAGALLFAGGLVALAAGGFPAVIVAVLTATVALFTLGAGANAAARAVEALVPAEQIGGCGSSCGACSLRDACAPTN from the coding sequence GTGTTCGTCGTCGCTCTCACCCTGTTCGTACTGGCCTTCGTGGCCCTCGCGACCGGCGTGCTCGGACTGACCGGCCGACTCCCGCGCAACCGCTTCGTCGGGGTGCACACCGAAGCGGCGCTGTACGACGAAGCGACCTTCCGCATCGCGAACCGCGTCGCCGCCCCCACCTCGGTGGCCGCGGGCGCACTCCTGTTCGCCGGCGGCCTCGTCGCTCTCGCCGCGGGCGGCTTCCCAGCAGTGATCGTGGCCGTTCTCACGGCAACCGTCGCCCTGTTCACCCTCGGCGCAGGTGCCAACGCCGCGGCCCGCGCAGTCGAGGCCCTCGTCCCCGCCGAACAGATCGGTGGCTGCGGCTCCTCCTGCGGCGCGTGCTCGCTCCGCGACGCCTGCGCCCCAACCAACTGA
- a CDS encoding glycoside hydrolase family 25 protein has translation MDSTRWRSTRALALSAITVGSILTATGTAAAGPSGPDVSSWQHVDGRFIDWFAVKRAGHDFAMVKATEGVNYVNPYFVPDSLLMRAAGVARGTYHYARPNLAPEPQAALYATVVLGQNGPMDLPPVLDLENAGGLDPGGLINWTHRYLNTVQALTGRVPIIYTYPNFWKTAMANTTEFTRYPLWIADYRGNEHPEVPGGWPTWTFWQTTDGGSIPGIAGGTDVNVYSGAQGDFARYANIAGLFGSRGVSDGPGGGSGA, from the coding sequence ATGGATAGCACTCGTTGGAGATCGACTCGCGCATTGGCGTTGTCCGCGATCACTGTGGGCAGCATCCTTACCGCTACCGGCACGGCGGCGGCGGGACCGAGTGGGCCGGATGTGTCGTCTTGGCAGCACGTCGACGGGCGGTTCATCGACTGGTTCGCGGTGAAGCGGGCTGGGCACGACTTCGCCATGGTCAAGGCGACCGAGGGAGTGAACTACGTCAATCCGTACTTCGTGCCCGACAGTCTGCTGATGCGGGCGGCGGGCGTCGCGCGTGGGACATATCACTACGCGCGGCCGAATCTGGCGCCGGAGCCGCAGGCGGCGTTGTACGCGACGGTCGTGCTCGGGCAGAACGGGCCGATGGATCTGCCGCCGGTACTCGACCTGGAGAACGCGGGTGGGCTGGATCCGGGCGGGCTGATCAACTGGACGCATCGGTATCTGAACACCGTGCAGGCGCTGACCGGGCGGGTGCCGATCATCTACACGTATCCGAATTTCTGGAAGACGGCGATGGCGAACACCACCGAGTTCACCCGGTACCCGCTCTGGATCGCCGACTATCGCGGCAACGAACACCCCGAAGTACCCGGCGGCTGGCCGACCTGGACGTTCTGGCAGACCACCGACGGCGGCAGCATTCCCGGCATCGCGGGCGGCACCGATGTCAACGTGTACAGCGGCGCCCAAGGCGATTTCGCGCGCTACGCGAATATCGCCGGCCTGTTCGGCAGCCGCGGCGTGAGCGACGGGCCCGGAGGCGGTAGCGGAGCGTGA
- a CDS encoding SDR family oxidoreductase — protein MTTAVTSTPKPTALITGASRGLGAAIARELAPTHELLLGARSPEALRAILGELPGATGWAVELTDYSAVAEAVSPIRRLDVLVHNAGVADLGSIAESSVQQWRNTLEANVIAVAELTRLLLPALRATNGHVVLINSGAGLRANAGWASYAASKFGLRAFGDALRLEEPTLRVTSIHPGRIDTDMQREIIAGEGREYRAEEFLRPETVASTVRAAIDTPRDGHPTEIVLRPY, from the coding sequence ATGACCACCGCCGTGACCAGCACACCGAAGCCGACCGCGCTGATCACCGGCGCCAGCCGCGGGCTCGGCGCCGCGATCGCTCGCGAACTCGCACCGACCCATGAGCTGTTGCTCGGCGCTCGCTCGCCCGAAGCGCTGCGCGCGATCCTAGGCGAACTGCCCGGCGCGACCGGATGGGCGGTCGAGTTGACCGACTATTCCGCAGTGGCCGAAGCGGTTTCGCCGATTCGGCGGCTGGATGTGCTGGTGCACAACGCCGGTGTGGCAGATCTGGGCTCGATCGCCGAGTCGTCGGTGCAGCAGTGGCGAAATACCCTGGAAGCCAATGTGATCGCCGTTGCCGAGCTGACTCGGCTGCTATTGCCCGCGTTGCGTGCGACCAACGGTCATGTGGTGCTGATCAATTCGGGCGCCGGACTGCGGGCGAACGCGGGCTGGGCCTCGTACGCGGCGAGCAAGTTCGGGCTGCGCGCCTTCGGCGACGCATTGCGGCTGGAGGAGCCGACGCTGCGGGTGACCTCGATCCATCCCGGCCGCATCGACACCGATATGCAGCGCGAGATCATCGCCGGCGAGGGCCGCGAGTATCGGGCGGAGGAGTTCCTGCGCCCGGAGACCGTCGCGAGCACGGTGCGCGCCGCCATCGACACTCCGCGCGACGGCCATCCGACCGAGATCGTGCTCCGTCCGTACTGA
- a CDS encoding polysaccharide deacetylase family protein, producing the protein MLAAGTAVALTGCSKAVGEPFSSGSGRGGPILPAPAPLLPPPPIGPKTPIPAQTITALPGRGANLALTVDDGASPEVVGAYIQFARDTGARFTFFVTAYYDSWAIHRNALRPLVDSGQIQLGNHTWDHADLTKLSAAGVSSQLERAKSFLWNNFGVDGAPYYRPPFGRHNGTVDRVAADLGYTVPTMWYGSLSDSGVITEGYLIECARKYFNAQTIIIGHANAPTVTHVYGQLVDIIKERNLSMVTLNDVLAPPR; encoded by the coding sequence ATGCTCGCTGCGGGGACTGCGGTGGCATTGACCGGCTGTTCGAAGGCGGTCGGGGAGCCGTTCAGCAGCGGATCCGGGCGCGGCGGGCCGATCCTGCCCGCACCCGCTCCGCTATTGCCACCGCCCCCGATCGGGCCGAAGACGCCGATTCCGGCGCAGACGATCACCGCGCTGCCCGGGAGGGGCGCCAATCTCGCGCTGACGGTCGACGACGGCGCGAGTCCCGAGGTGGTCGGCGCTTATATCCAGTTCGCCCGGGATACCGGCGCCAGGTTCACCTTCTTCGTGACCGCGTACTACGACTCGTGGGCGATCCATCGAAACGCGTTGCGGCCCTTGGTCGATTCCGGGCAGATCCAGCTCGGCAACCACACCTGGGACCACGCGGATCTGACCAAGCTGTCGGCCGCGGGCGTGTCCTCGCAACTCGAGCGAGCGAAGTCCTTCCTGTGGAACAACTTCGGCGTCGACGGCGCGCCGTACTACCGCCCGCCGTTCGGCCGCCACAACGGCACGGTCGATCGGGTGGCCGCAGATCTCGGTTATACGGTGCCTACCATGTGGTACGGCTCGCTCTCGGACTCCGGCGTGATCACCGAGGGTTATCTGATCGAGTGCGCGCGTAAGTATTTCAACGCGCAGACCATCATCATCGGACACGCCAACGCGCCCACCGTCACGCACGTCTACGGGCAACTGGTGGACATCATCAAGGAGCGCAATCTCTCGATGGTGACCCTCAACGACGTGCTCGCGCCGCCGCGCTGA
- the leuS gene encoding leucine--tRNA ligase: protein MADTRATESDVPEHRYNAGLAGRIERRWQRTWDERGTFHAPNPVGPLAGATPADKLFVQDMFPYPSGAGLHVGHPLGYIATDVFARYHRMHGRNVLHALGYDAFGLPAEQYAVQTGAHPRVTTESNIATMQRQLDRLGLGHDRRRSFATTDPEYYKWTQWIFLRIYNAWYDEDLDRARPIAELEAQFASGARPTPDGRSWPDLSATDRAAVLDSYRLVYQTDSVVNWCPGLGTVLSNEEVTADGRSERGNFPVFRKRLWQWMMRITAYSDRLVDDLDRLDWPENVKAMQRNWIGRSRGAQVKFDADGEQIEVFTTRPDTLFGATYVVLAPEHELVDKLTAAAWPAGTDSRWTYDDADNPGYAVASYRKAIAAKSDLERQENKEKTGVFLGTYATNPVNGAQVPIFIADYVLAGYGTGAIMAVPGHDHRDWEFATVFGLPIVEVISGGDISASAHGGEGELVNSDYLNGLSVEAAKSTVIARLEADGHGKGTVQYKLRDWLFARQRYWGEPFPIVYDEDGAPHALPESMLPVELPELDDFAPVTFDPEDADSEPSPPLAKATDWVHVELDLGDGPKQYRRDTNVMPNWAGSSWYQLRYADPTNADAFCAKENEQYWLGPRTAEHGPNDPGGVDLYVGGVEHAVLHLLYARFWQKVLFDLGDVSGYEPYRRLFNQGYIQAHAYTDARGAYLPAAEIIERDGKHYFPDPTTGIEIEAFQEYGKIGKSLKNAISPDEMCDMYGADTFRFYEMAMGPLDTSRPWATKDVVGAHRFLQRVWRLVLDEETGATRVTDAAPSEETLRLLHKTIAGVDDDYAALRDNTAGAKLIELTNHLTKSYPAGAPRAVVEPVVLMLAPMAPHIAEELWERLGHTASLAHGPFPVADPALLVEESVEYPIQVNGKVRSRIQVPADADNATIEATALADEKIAALLGGSAPRKLIVVPGRLINIVA from the coding sequence GTGGCGGACACTCGTGCAACCGAAAGCGATGTACCAGAGCACAGGTACAACGCCGGCCTTGCCGGCCGCATCGAACGCCGGTGGCAGCGGACCTGGGACGAGCGCGGCACCTTCCACGCGCCGAACCCGGTCGGCCCGCTCGCGGGTGCCACACCGGCGGACAAGCTGTTCGTCCAGGACATGTTCCCGTACCCCTCCGGCGCGGGGCTGCACGTCGGGCATCCGCTCGGCTACATCGCCACCGACGTCTTCGCCCGCTATCACCGGATGCACGGACGCAACGTGCTGCACGCGCTGGGCTACGACGCGTTCGGCCTGCCCGCCGAGCAGTACGCGGTACAGACCGGCGCGCATCCGCGGGTGACCACCGAATCGAATATCGCCACCATGCAGCGCCAGCTGGACCGGCTGGGCTTGGGCCACGACCGGCGGCGGTCCTTCGCGACCACCGATCCGGAGTACTACAAGTGGACGCAGTGGATCTTCCTGCGCATCTACAACGCCTGGTACGACGAGGATCTGGACCGCGCCCGGCCGATCGCCGAACTCGAGGCGCAGTTCGCCTCAGGTGCGCGGCCGACCCCCGACGGCCGGTCCTGGCCCGACCTGAGCGCCACCGATCGCGCCGCGGTGCTGGACTCGTATCGCCTGGTGTACCAGACCGATTCGGTGGTCAACTGGTGCCCGGGTCTGGGCACGGTGCTGTCCAACGAAGAAGTCACCGCCGACGGCCGCAGTGAGCGTGGCAACTTCCCGGTGTTCCGTAAGCGGCTGTGGCAGTGGATGATGCGCATCACCGCCTACTCCGACCGCCTGGTCGATGATCTGGATCGGCTGGACTGGCCGGAGAACGTCAAGGCCATGCAGCGCAACTGGATCGGGCGCTCGCGTGGCGCACAGGTGAAATTCGACGCCGACGGCGAGCAGATCGAAGTTTTCACCACCCGGCCCGACACCCTGTTCGGCGCGACGTATGTGGTGCTGGCACCCGAGCACGAACTGGTCGACAAGCTGACCGCGGCGGCCTGGCCGGCCGGCACCGATTCGCGCTGGACCTACGACGACGCCGACAACCCCGGGTACGCCGTCGCGTCATATCGCAAAGCGATCGCGGCCAAATCGGATCTGGAACGGCAGGAGAACAAGGAGAAGACCGGCGTCTTCCTGGGCACCTACGCGACCAACCCGGTGAACGGCGCGCAGGTGCCGATCTTCATCGCCGACTACGTGCTGGCCGGATACGGCACCGGCGCGATCATGGCGGTGCCGGGACACGACCATCGCGACTGGGAATTCGCCACGGTGTTCGGCCTGCCGATCGTGGAAGTCATTTCCGGCGGTGATATTTCGGCCTCGGCCCACGGGGGCGAGGGCGAACTGGTGAACTCCGATTACCTGAACGGTCTGTCCGTCGAGGCGGCCAAGTCGACGGTGATCGCCCGGCTGGAGGCCGACGGCCACGGCAAGGGCACCGTCCAGTACAAGCTGCGCGACTGGCTGTTCGCCCGCCAGCGCTACTGGGGCGAGCCGTTCCCGATCGTCTATGACGAAGACGGCGCACCGCACGCACTGCCGGAATCCATGCTGCCGGTGGAACTTCCGGAACTGGACGATTTCGCCCCGGTGACCTTCGATCCGGAGGATGCGGATTCCGAGCCGTCACCGCCGCTGGCCAAGGCGACGGACTGGGTGCACGTCGAACTGGATCTGGGCGACGGGCCCAAGCAGTACCGGCGCGATACCAATGTCATGCCGAACTGGGCGGGCAGCTCCTGGTACCAGCTGCGCTATGCCGACCCGACCAACGCGGACGCGTTCTGCGCCAAGGAGAACGAGCAGTACTGGCTCGGCCCGCGCACCGCTGAGCACGGCCCGAACGATCCGGGCGGGGTCGACCTGTACGTCGGCGGTGTCGAGCACGCGGTGCTGCATCTGCTGTACGCGCGGTTCTGGCAGAAGGTGCTCTTCGATCTGGGTGACGTGAGCGGCTATGAGCCGTACCGGCGCCTGTTCAACCAGGGCTACATCCAGGCGCACGCCTATACCGACGCGCGCGGCGCGTACCTGCCCGCCGCCGAAATCATCGAACGCGATGGCAAGCACTACTTCCCGGATCCGACCACCGGCATCGAGATCGAGGCGTTCCAGGAGTACGGCAAGATCGGCAAATCGTTGAAGAACGCCATCTCGCCGGACGAGATGTGCGATATGTACGGTGCGGACACCTTCCGCTTCTACGAGATGGCGATGGGTCCGCTGGACACCTCCCGGCCGTGGGCGACCAAGGATGTCGTCGGCGCGCACCGGTTCCTGCAGCGGGTGTGGCGACTGGTCCTCGACGAGGAGACCGGCGCGACGCGGGTCACCGACGCGGCGCCGTCGGAGGAAACGCTGCGGCTGCTGCACAAGACCATCGCCGGTGTGGACGATGATTACGCCGCGCTGCGCGATAACACCGCGGGCGCCAAGCTGATCGAGCTGACCAACCATCTGACCAAGAGCTACCCGGCGGGTGCGCCGCGCGCGGTGGTGGAGCCGGTGGTGCTGATGCTGGCCCCGATGGCGCCGCATATCGCCGAGGAACTGTGGGAACGCCTGGGCCACACCGCATCCCTCGCGCACGGTCCGTTCCCGGTGGCGGATCCGGCGCTGCTGGTCGAGGAGTCGGTGGAATACCCGATCCAAGTGAACGGCAAGGTGCGCAGCCGGATTCAGGTGCCCGCCGACGCCGATAACGCGACCATCGAGGCGACGGCGCTGGCCGATGAGAAGATCGCGGCACTGCTCGGTGGGAGTGCGCCGCGCAAACTGATCGTGGTGCCGGGGCGGCTGATCAATATCGTCGCCTGA
- a CDS encoding PhoX family protein, whose translation MNLKPLALFVKRDGRPKRSALTCQYKCGNACFHEAPNTSDNEYFGDMVRAALSRRGLLKGSAGVVVAVGAAGVLAACGDDDKVELAAGGSLVDGVPVGTNFKPVAANSDDALVIPEGYEHNVVIRWGDPLFADAPKFDADKQSAAAQGKQFGFNNDFAALLPIEGQANTYLLVVNHEYTTEPQMFKGYDKANPSLEHYQTALAAHGLSVVQVKGESETGKLTPEFGKYNRRITGSTEFTVSGPAAGSAFLKTNADPTGTKVLGTLNNCSGGVTPWGTVLSGEENINQYFANADKVADEPAKARLKRYGFANTSERKWERHEPRFDLEKEPNEANRFGWVIEVDPWDASAAPIKHTALGRFKHEAATIHVAADGTVVAYMGDDERFDYMYKFVSSRKVQSGTGQASMRHNLTILDAGTLYVAKFTGDHPDKIDGNGTVPSDKGFTGTGQWIPLLVTAEDGKATSKVDGFTAEEVSVFTRLAADKVGATKMDRPEDFEANPKSGKVYVALTYNEQRGAGGKAAVDEANPRNVNKFGQVLELDDDHAGTKFTWNILMLCGDPKTTDTYFAGFDKAKVSPIAAPDNLAFDDYGNLWISTDASRATGANDGLFSVVLDGANRGETKQFLTVPFGAETCGPTVSEHRVTVCVQHPGERDDATAEKPASHWPDGGDSLPRPAVVSVWKKGGGRIGT comes from the coding sequence GTGAACCTCAAACCCCTCGCCCTGTTCGTGAAGCGGGACGGCCGGCCGAAGCGGTCGGCCCTCACCTGTCAGTACAAGTGCGGTAACGCCTGCTTCCACGAGGCGCCGAACACCTCGGACAACGAATATTTCGGCGATATGGTGCGAGCGGCGCTGTCGCGGCGCGGCCTGCTGAAGGGCAGTGCGGGTGTCGTGGTCGCGGTCGGCGCGGCCGGTGTGCTCGCGGCTTGCGGAGATGACGACAAGGTCGAGTTGGCCGCGGGTGGCTCGCTGGTCGACGGCGTGCCGGTAGGCACCAACTTCAAGCCGGTCGCGGCGAATTCCGATGACGCGCTGGTCATTCCGGAGGGCTACGAGCACAACGTGGTGATCCGCTGGGGCGATCCGCTGTTCGCGGACGCGCCGAAATTCGACGCCGACAAGCAGAGCGCGGCCGCACAGGGCAAGCAGTTCGGCTTCAACAACGATTTCGCGGCGCTGCTGCCCATCGAGGGGCAGGCGAACACCTACCTGCTGGTGGTGAATCACGAGTACACCACCGAGCCGCAGATGTTCAAGGGCTATGACAAGGCGAATCCGTCGTTGGAGCACTACCAGACCGCGCTTGCCGCACACGGTCTTTCGGTGGTCCAGGTCAAGGGCGAATCCGAAACCGGCAAGCTGACACCGGAATTCGGCAAGTACAACCGCCGCATCACCGGCTCCACCGAATTCACCGTCAGCGGTCCGGCCGCAGGCAGCGCCTTCCTGAAGACGAACGCCGACCCGACCGGCACCAAGGTGCTCGGCACCCTGAACAACTGCTCCGGCGGTGTGACCCCGTGGGGCACTGTGCTTTCCGGTGAAGAGAACATCAACCAGTACTTCGCCAACGCGGACAAGGTCGCCGACGAGCCCGCCAAGGCAAGGCTCAAACGCTACGGTTTCGCGAACACCTCCGAACGCAAGTGGGAGCGCCACGAGCCCCGATTCGATCTGGAGAAGGAACCGAACGAGGCCAACCGCTTCGGTTGGGTCATCGAGGTCGACCCGTGGGATGCATCGGCCGCGCCGATCAAGCACACCGCGCTCGGCCGGTTCAAGCATGAGGCCGCGACCATCCATGTCGCCGCGGACGGCACCGTGGTCGCCTATATGGGCGACGATGAGCGCTTCGACTACATGTACAAGTTCGTCTCGTCGCGAAAGGTGCAGTCTGGCACCGGCCAAGCCAGCATGCGGCACAACCTGACCATCCTGGACGCGGGCACGCTGTACGTCGCGAAGTTCACCGGCGATCACCCGGACAAGATCGATGGCAACGGCACCGTCCCCTCGGACAAGGGTTTCACCGGTACCGGCCAGTGGATTCCGCTGCTGGTCACCGCCGAGGACGGCAAGGCCACCTCGAAGGTGGACGGCTTTACCGCCGAAGAGGTTTCGGTCTTCACCCGGTTGGCGGCCGATAAGGTCGGCGCGACCAAGATGGACCGCCCCGAGGACTTCGAGGCAAATCCCAAGTCCGGCAAGGTCTATGTCGCGCTGACCTACAACGAGCAGCGCGGTGCGGGGGGCAAGGCCGCCGTGGACGAGGCGAATCCGCGCAATGTCAACAAGTTCGGGCAGGTGCTCGAACTCGACGACGACCACGCGGGCACCAAGTTCACCTGGAATATCCTGATGCTGTGCGGTGATCCGAAGACCACCGACACATACTTCGCCGGATTCGACAAGGCCAAGGTCAGCCCGATCGCCGCGCCGGACAACCTGGCCTTCGACGACTACGGCAACCTGTGGATCTCCACCGATGCCTCGCGCGCCACCGGCGCCAACGACGGCCTGTTCTCGGTGGTGCTCGACGGTGCGAATCGCGGTGAGACCAAACAATTCCTGACCGTGCCGTTCGGCGCGGAGACCTGTGGTCCGACCGTATCGGAACACCGGGTCACCGTCTGCGTCCAGCACCCGGGCGAGCGCGACGACGCGACCGCCGAGAAGCCCGCCTCGCACTGGCCCGATGGCGGCGACAGTCTGCCCCGACCGGCCGTTGTCTCGGTGTGGAAGAAGGGCGGCGGCCGGATCGGCACCTAG